Genomic DNA from Accipiter gentilis chromosome 9, bAccGen1.1, whole genome shotgun sequence:
ATTAGCTGATTGTTTTAGACTTTGGATGTGGGCAATGAAAATCTGAATAGATCTGAAGGGCTGTACCTTTCCCGTTTCTACCCGTCTTATTGTTCAGGGTCTAAATCACACAGCTAGGCTATTGTATTGACCTGTTGGATGGCCGTAGATGACCTGTTCTCAGTGTTGGATCTGAGTGGCAGAAAGGCACTCAGAAGTCCAGAGACTGGGTGAGGCAGAGATCTGCAGCTGCACAGACACACTTTCTCTGAAACAGCTGGCAAGGGGGGACCGACCTGGGTCGTGACACCTGGACACATGCTCTTAACTGGCTGGTGACTGCTAGGTGAAGAGGAACTTTGAGCAAGGCTGTTTGCCTCTGATGTCCTCTAAGGTTTGCGTTTCCTTTAGAGAAATAAACTGTCAGTGGCAGTTCACAGGGAAACACACTGAATTTTGTAATTCTCGTCTTGGTAGCAGTGCCTGTCGAGTGCTTTCTCCAAGTGGCTTGAGACGGTGTTTCAAAGGTGAATTGTTTTGTACTTGGATAGATTCTGGAGCCGGTTTCTTTGTACAGAATGACAGCTTTTGAAGCCTTTGCTCAGTCATATGTTAGTGGATCAAAGGTGGTTTTGCACATCAAGGTCAAGGGACCGAACTTAACACTCCCTTGTAGGGAAGCACAATAGCGATTGTGAAGAGTCCTTCAGCACCACCCGGGTTTCAGTACATCTTCCTGAATGCTCTGGATGCATCACGAGGTCTTGACTATACTTGTCATGTCCTGGCATGCAGAGATTTGGGAAGAGCATTCCTTCTTTTTATATCTCAACAACCTTAGAGGTAGTTGCTCCTTATGATGCAAGTGGGCATGGTGTCCTTTCGCTCCTGATGAGAAGCATGTTTTAGGCAGCTATTATTTTTGGAGGCATAGCTCCAATGCCTTCTGGAGTCCTGTCTTTCAACTCGTATTCACCGCTTTAGGTGAGATGCACTAGGACTCTGGGTAGCACAGGCAATGGGACTCTGCATTCTTGTCACTGCTCTAGTGTAACAATGTGTCtttaattgtttaattaaaaggaaacaatacACCCTGTCTGTCTTCCATCTCTGTTGAACTGCTATCTGGAGTTCAGGAAACTTCTGTTAAGAAATGAATAGGGAGAGGAACAGGCAGGCAGCCAAATCAATGAGTGTTCTTTATAGATGTGAACTTCACCTTTATGCAGCTGTGGAACGGAGGAGGAAGTCTGGAAAGTTGTTGAAAAAAGGCTTGTAAGTGGGAGGGAGCAGCTTACCCTTTTCAAGATAAGACCTTTTAACTTGGATTCAAACTGCATTTGCAGGCACAACTGAAATAGTAGCCCAACCGCTAGACCTGAAAGCCAGGGTAAAGTGAGCCATCATCTGTATTTTCGAGGCAATTGCATGCCTGAAATAAacctgctttttgtttcctcttgAAACCTGAGAGTTCTTatttgtgtggggttttggtggggtttttttttcagacttgggAAGACCCAGGTCACAAAGATGAAAATACTGGCTGCTGTGGAGATAACGATCCAATTGATGTGTGTGAAATCGGAAGCAAGGTAATGCACTCTAAAGGGTAACTGTCTTTTGAAACATGTAATTAATGTCTCTGAAGTCAATTACCCAGAGACATTATTCAGTTCCTACCTCCTCTACCTTAAGAATGTGAtgtttccctcctctgcctctggaGATTGTTGATGAGATCTTACAGCGGCAGCCTTGTGAGCCAAGGTTCGTGAACCGCTGATAAGCGATAGCTAATTTTGTGGTACCCGACTGCTTGCTGAACTCTCACAGCTTGCACAGTCTCCCGTTGTGCATTCCTTGGATGCATCAGTACAGACGACAAGGTCCTTGTCCTTGCAGGTCTGCTCTCGAGGAGAAGTCATCAAAGTGAAGGTGCTGGGCACGCTGGCACTGATTGATGAGGGAGAGACAGACTGGAAGATAATTGCTATCAATGTTGAAGACCCTGAAGCAGACAACTATAATGGTAAGTAACAGGAGGGAGGACCAGGGTACCTACTTCCCTCTCTCTGTTGAGAGCCTGCAGGAAACTTTCAAGTCAGGACATGGGCTTGCTGCTTCTGTGCCATGGTATTAATCAGATGTGATACTGGAATGACAGCAGAGCAGGGTGTTATCAAGCCTGTAGCAAAACATTTTACCACCGTTTATTGCAAATTGTCAGTCCTCTGCACAGCCTGGCATCTCAAAGAAGAGGGTGGCTATACAGCCTGTCCTCTGAGTGGAAGGAAAGGGGTTGTCCAACAGGTCTCTAGTCAGAGCTGTTTAAATGCATCCATGCTCCTGGGGGCAATCAGGATATACTGTGAAGATGAAACACTAACTTTCCTGTGCAGATATCCACTTTGTGTCTTCACTGTAACCGGTCTGAAATGTTGCTAAGGCTACTTGAGGAGGGGCAGCTCAGAGGAGTGGGGTAGTAGCTAAGTAACTTCTGTTACTAGATCTGGCTAACAAACCTTTTCTCCCTGGCTAGATATCAATGATGTCAGAAGGATGAAACCTGGATACTTAGAAGCTACGGTGGACTGGTTCAGAAGATACAAAGTACCTGATGGAAAGCCAGAAAACCAGTTTGCTTTTAATGGTGAATTTAAAGACAGGGTAGGATTGCCTTTCTGCATTACTGTGAGCATGCAAAGGCACGCTGTCTAAAAACTGAGCTCAAGGTGCATGGGGACACAAATGAGTAGTCGCTCAGAGAATGGATTTCTACAGGGCTGCTTATAGCTGACTTTGTTCCTCCTGCTGTTTTTCCAGCCTACTGTTCTGCTTGTTTCCAGCCCAGTGCTTGCAGGAATACTAGGAGAAAAATCATAGGGTTATCACCCGGCTGCTGTTGGATATTATCAGTTTTTCTTCTAGATGACATTCATGTGGGATCGCTTCAGGGCTGGGAGCCCCTGTGTCAGAACCAGGATGGAAAACACCAGGTTTATTTGCTCCTGCTGTGGAGCCAAGGGTGCTTGACATCACCCTTTGCCTCCCTTGCTCACCAGCCTTGTTCCACTGCAGCCTGATGCAAGTTGAAATTAACTCAGGAGTTAAAATGCTTCTTCCTTCAGGCATAAAGTGTTCCCTCACGCCCTTTGAGTAAGGTTCTGCCTTGGCAGCGTTATTCCCCTGCCTCTTCTCTGGGTTGGGTCAGATAATCTACTGCTCCTGAATGGGTGAAATCCTGCTTCTGTGCCCTTCCTCCTGCCAGTCCTGGTGTGCTGTGAGTGGTTTAGCAAGGTGACTCAACTCCCAGAGCTCCAGAGTCGGTGCAGAGAGTGGGAAGGCCTGCAAAACCTGATGTGGGGAGGAAAGGGTAAGGGGGGGGGTTAGTGGAAGTCACATTGGAGTGGACTTGTCCCCTTTGGCTGTAGCACAGCACTAGGTTGGGTGGGCTGGGACATCTCGCTGCCCCTCAGGATGGGTGAAAACGGAATCAAGGCCAAGGCAGAAAATAGGGACAAAGAACCTCGCACATGTTGCTGCAGTGTTTTATTTGGCTCTGTGTGGTATCAAACCAGGATATTTATTGCTGGTGTTCACGCTAACAAAGAATTGCGTGTGTTTCCTTCTGCAGCTGACAGGTTAATGCTTGAGCATATACTACGgggttttttaaggaaaaaagctgTGATATGCTTGGAagcagattaatttttaaatagttgCAAAGCTAGATTAGGTGCGTGTCTCTTCCTGTTGATCTGCGCAGCAGTTGAGTGATTTGACTGGAGTGGAAGAAAGCTCGCAGATTGGTCAGGATCAGCTAGCTGCTGGAGACAAACCGAGTGGGGCGAGCAGCAGGGCGGAGGTGCTTTTATAATACAGCACTAGCCTGAGACTAGAATATCTGCGTTCAGTTTCTTTTGGACTCACTAGGTGACCTTGGCGTATCCTCCCATATTGAAAGCAAGGCAATTTGTGTTGTAAAATCCTCCTTGTTTCAGCTGTTGTGCACTGGGAGGTTGCTGTTGTTCCTGAAAGACGCAGTAAGGGAAGAGGTCTCTGTGAGTCCTTTCCAGAGTCAGAAACTTTCCAAAATCGGCCTATAAATACTGGCCTCTTGTTTCATATGACTGATGTCTGGAGAAGATGGTCTACTGCTTGCATGTAACACGATGTTTGTTCTCATCTTCAACTTTAGGATTTTGCTGTGAATGTCATCAAATGTACTCATGAACACTGGAAAGCTTTAATAGCGAAGAAAACTGACGGAGGGGAGATCAACTGGTAGGTTAATGCTTGTGGTGCTGTGCATGTTCCTTTCCCCTAAACAAATAACCCTGAAACTTCCCTTCCTGAGTTGTGCCGTGCTTTCTCTTAGCTGCTGGCTGTCTCCACAGGCCTTCCCCTTCAACTTGGCAACTATAACAATGCTTCTTAACATTCCATTATTTAGTACTCTTGGGGGCGAGACTTGGCTTTCATGTTCTCACAAGTGACCTGTCTATTCTAGCACAAATCTGACGGTGTCCGACAGTCCTTTCTGCTGTAGTCAAGAGTGTGCAAAAGCTACTGTGGATGCAGTAAGTACAAATTTGCATATCCTAACCCCAACGTTAGTATTGGGCAAAATGGCACGATTTGTGTGGTACCGTAAACTGTCCTCTCTGTGTGAATAGCGCATTGTATGCTCAGAATTTTTTGGATGACACCACCACACCTGTTTCTGGTTAAATAGGATGAATGTGTAGCAAGCCAGACATTCCTCCAGAGGCTTCTCCTTGCCCTTAGTCATCTGGGAGATGGAAACCGAAACAGAGTTTGCGTGAAGGGCTAAACCTCTGAACTGTAGCTTGGCTGCCAGCTGTTCAGAGAGTGTTTAAATACTTGGCCTTCCAAGAGCTTCACAGTACAGATCACCCTTTGAGAAAACAAAGTCTAATTCCTGAGAGTCTTGCAGCCAGGGACCGTGCATCCTTTGCAGTGAAAAGCGTGAAGTTCCCAGTGTGGTACTCCTATCCAGTTTCAGGACTTAACTGCATCTCCCTAGGCTTGTGAAGTACTGCTGTTGGCAACTTGAAAGGGATTAGAGGAATGGGTCGGGAAAATCAAAACGGAGATGCTGCCTCAGTGTATGGAAATGTGACTGGAAACCAGAGTCTCTCTGTAGCCTTGGAGAGACTTTTAAAACCCACTGTCTTGGTTTTAAAAGTGCTTGTATCCTCTGGTGGTATCTGAGTTACTTTGTAAGTTTTTAAAAGTGCAACCCTCGTGGAGGATGTGTCACCAGATGGGGCCCCCTGTCTATCTTTGCCTGTTAAATATCAGGTGAGAGCTCTGTGAAGAAGTTTTCCGAGAGTCCTTTGTACTTCTCTTCCACCATCACattgtagctttaaaaaaagcaggcTGCCTGCAACTCTATAGGCGCTGGAGCAGTAACTGCTTGTGGTGAGAAGCAGGTGGCACTGCAGCCTGTGCTTAAAGCAGAGCACCTCTGGCATGTAGGACATCTATGGAACGAGGAGGATGACGGGACTCACGCTGCACATGAGCTCATATATTCCCTCACGGCTGACCAGCACTGTCTGCTGCAGACCGGTTCATGCTGCATAGATCTTAAACTGTGCCCAGTCAAGACTTGTGCGGCTCTAAATAATGTCTGGTGAGCTTCAGGTTTAAGGTCAACCTCCGTCAACAGCTGCTGTGTGCTAATACGTTTCTCCTTTCAGGCACCGCCGTGTAAAGCTGCTAACCCGATCCCACCCGAAGGTGAGTCTCAAAAACCCATGGATACAT
This window encodes:
- the PPA1 gene encoding inorganic pyrophosphatase is translated as MAGYSVEERAAPHSLEYRLFFKDAAGRYISPFHDIPIYADPGKNVFNMVVEVPRWTNAKMEIATKDPLNPIKQDVKKGKLRYVANVFPHKGYIWNYGAIPQTWEDPGHKDENTGCCGDNDPIDVCEIGSKVCSRGEVIKVKVLGTLALIDEGETDWKIIAINVEDPEADNYNDINDVRRMKPGYLEATVDWFRRYKVPDGKPENQFAFNGEFKDRDFAVNVIKCTHEHWKALIAKKTDGGEINCTNLTVSDSPFCCSQECAKATVDAAPPCKAANPIPPEVDKWFYYQKN